A part of Larkinella insperata genomic DNA contains:
- a CDS encoding ATP-binding protein, whose protein sequence is MKQVLTAVVWLLAPVFAFSQAPDPASLYADSLLKLARQAQTDSVKIRHYLEISNFWSDRDTSKAFDYLREAQRLMPEKDAYYRGLRHFYTAGIYFGVDRERAKQEYQRTETLLKKYNHGEAYRFRARTWNNFGILLQATEQEKAYMAILLNKAIPLAQKAHDTLLVAEYYHNVALVLMNATDYAKADQYYQRALNGLAAYPGSHEKKLTAFVNAAKNAVYSRAYNRAKSYVDSAREQAAAIPHSLYLPAFYRTEGNYFRHVRRYPEALASFDRGLAVARELRDDFYVADILFEKCILFQDAGDYRRAKPAILEAYRYFEKAGNTHNRRLLLKELSETDAKLGDYRSALQWLNQYTALSDSVFEVGSAVGIAELEKKFQTVEKENEILKLRDQNHQQQSRIERSRLSITLLAAGLLVMLLLSYLGWKLFRKNRETARQHEELHQQELKAIRHREKINQYNAMLQGQEQERNRIARDLHDGLGGMLAGVKLKLSSIATKQPDAIKQPDMELYKVINQLDQSVDELRRIARNMMPESLLYMGLEPALRDLCAALDSDRTAVQFQAFDLRETYDQALLITVYRIVQELLTNAVKHAKARTIVVQCSENENHLYITVEDDGVGFDPKTARHGKGIGLSNIENRVTILNGTVDVDSKTGEGTTFHIDIPLNGN, encoded by the coding sequence ATGAAACAGGTTTTGACGGCGGTGGTGTGGCTTCTGGCTCCGGTTTTTGCCTTTTCGCAGGCACCGGACCCGGCATCCCTGTACGCGGACAGTTTGCTGAAATTGGCCCGTCAGGCCCAAACCGACAGCGTTAAAATTCGTCATTACCTGGAAATCAGCAATTTCTGGTCGGATCGCGACACGAGTAAAGCCTTTGACTATCTTCGGGAAGCCCAGCGCCTTATGCCGGAAAAGGACGCGTATTACCGGGGGTTGCGGCATTTTTACACCGCCGGAATTTATTTTGGGGTAGACCGCGAACGGGCCAAACAGGAATACCAGCGCACCGAAACGCTACTGAAAAAATACAACCACGGCGAAGCGTACCGGTTTCGGGCCCGCACCTGGAACAACTTTGGGATTCTGCTCCAGGCCACGGAACAGGAAAAAGCCTACATGGCTATTCTGCTGAACAAGGCCATTCCGCTGGCCCAAAAAGCCCACGATACCCTGCTGGTGGCCGAATATTACCACAACGTGGCGCTGGTTCTGATGAACGCGACGGATTACGCCAAGGCCGACCAGTATTACCAGCGGGCGCTGAATGGGCTGGCCGCTTACCCCGGATCCCACGAAAAGAAGCTGACGGCGTTTGTGAACGCGGCCAAAAATGCGGTGTACAGCCGCGCGTACAACCGGGCCAAAAGCTACGTCGACAGCGCCCGGGAGCAGGCAGCCGCCATTCCGCACTCCCTCTATCTGCCGGCCTTCTACCGGACGGAAGGCAATTACTTCCGGCACGTCCGGCGGTATCCGGAAGCGCTGGCCAGCTTCGACCGGGGGCTGGCCGTCGCGCGTGAACTCAGAGACGACTTTTACGTGGCCGATATCCTGTTTGAAAAATGCATTCTGTTTCAGGATGCGGGCGACTACCGACGGGCCAAACCCGCAATTCTGGAAGCGTACCGGTATTTCGAAAAAGCGGGCAACACTCACAACCGGCGGCTTTTGCTGAAAGAGCTCTCCGAAACCGACGCCAAACTGGGCGATTACCGGTCGGCCCTGCAATGGCTCAATCAGTATACAGCCTTGTCAGACAGTGTGTTCGAGGTGGGTTCGGCGGTGGGCATTGCCGAGCTGGAGAAGAAATTCCAGACCGTCGAGAAGGAAAACGAGATTCTCAAACTCCGCGACCAGAACCACCAGCAGCAATCCCGGATTGAACGCAGCCGGTTATCGATTACGCTCCTGGCAGCAGGTCTGCTGGTCATGCTGCTGCTGTCGTACCTGGGCTGGAAGCTGTTCCGCAAAAACCGGGAAACGGCCCGGCAACACGAGGAGTTGCACCAGCAGGAACTGAAAGCCATCCGGCACCGGGAAAAGATTAACCAGTACAACGCCATGCTACAGGGCCAGGAGCAGGAACGCAACCGCATTGCCCGGGATCTGCACGACGGTCTGGGCGGTATGCTGGCCGGGGTGAAACTCAAACTCTCATCCATCGCGACGAAGCAGCCGGATGCGATCAAACAACCCGATATGGAACTGTATAAAGTTATCAACCAACTCGATCAGTCCGTGGACGAACTCCGGCGCATTGCCCGCAACATGATGCCGGAATCCCTGCTTTACATGGGGCTCGAACCCGCGTTGCGGGATTTGTGTGCCGCCCTCGACTCCGACCGGACCGCCGTTCAGTTTCAGGCATTCGACCTCCGGGAAACCTACGATCAGGCGCTGCTCATTACGGTCTACCGGATCGTGCAGGAACTGCTCACCAACGCCGTCAAACACGCCAAGGCCCGAACCATTGTGGTGCAGTGCAGCGAAAACGAAAACCACCTTTACATTACCGTGGAGGACGACGGCGTTGGTTTTGACCCGAAAACCGCCCGTCACGGGAAAGGCATCGGCCTGTCGAACATCGAAAACCGGGTCACCATCCTGAACGGAACGGTGGACGTTGATTCCAAAACCGGGGAAGGCACCACCTTCCACATAGACATTCCCTTGAATGGAAACTAG
- a CDS encoding GDSL-type esterase/lipase family protein — MLLLFWLSASVSVAQEVRWDSTVRPDIYGARVDLFRSLPHSRKDVVFLGNSLTFWADWSDLLGNTRYKNRGIPGDITFGMLERLDEVIQGRPASVFILIGINDLARNIPDSVILRNYRRMARRLKTGAPNTRIYFQTLLPTNDTFQKLKNHYKKEEHIRYLNQALKEMAPAEGFDVVDLHPHFVDESGKLKKEFTWDGVHLTLAGYRKWADVLRAGKYIR, encoded by the coding sequence ATGCTCCTTCTTTTCTGGCTTTCGGCCAGCGTATCTGTGGCTCAGGAAGTCCGCTGGGACAGCACCGTTCGGCCCGATATTTACGGCGCCCGGGTCGATCTATTCCGCTCACTACCCCATTCCCGCAAGGACGTGGTGTTTCTGGGCAACAGCCTGACCTTCTGGGCGGATTGGAGCGACCTGCTCGGTAACACCCGGTACAAAAACCGCGGCATTCCGGGCGATATCACCTTTGGCATGCTGGAACGGCTGGACGAAGTCATCCAGGGCCGCCCCGCCAGCGTATTCATCCTGATCGGCATCAACGACCTGGCCCGAAACATTCCCGATTCCGTGATTCTCCGGAATTACCGGCGGATGGCTCGCCGGTTAAAAACGGGCGCCCCCAACACCCGGATTTATTTCCAGACGTTGCTGCCGACCAACGACACCTTTCAGAAGCTGAAAAATCACTACAAAAAAGAAGAGCACATCCGGTATCTGAACCAGGCGCTGAAGGAAATGGCTCCGGCGGAGGGCTTCGACGTTGTTGATCTCCACCCCCACTTCGTCGATGAAAGCGGCAAACTCAAAAAAGAATTCACCTGGGATGGCGTTCACCTGACGCTGGCGGGTTACCGCAAATGGGCCGACGTGTTGCGGGCCGGAAAATACATCCGGTAA
- a CDS encoding D-2-hydroxyacid dehydrogenase encodes MLNVLIDMPIHEPVLRQLRELPGVSVDVVARPEEKTRPLPTAQIQDCEVLFCTFLPENHAEMQRLKLVQISSAGYSQLFGKNLRERGIRACNSLGVFDVPIAEWNIAMMINLARDLRGLVRNQEGRIWDRSARFQHEIRGSVVGIWGYGGIGRETARLAKALGMTVHVLVRQPVQKRETEFCVPGTGDPEGTLPDRIFYGPEKEDFLRSVDFLVMALPQTATTTGLVGEAELRLLKPTAFVLNPARGPLIQETALLKALQEGWIAGAALDTHYQYPLPPDHPLWAFPNVFLTPHISGSSLSPRFLERVSSIFLENVKRYQQGATLLNELTADQLAGH; translated from the coding sequence ATGCTGAACGTTCTGATTGATATGCCGATCCACGAACCGGTGCTTCGGCAGTTGCGGGAGCTTCCGGGCGTTTCTGTGGACGTGGTAGCCCGGCCGGAGGAAAAAACGCGCCCCCTGCCAACGGCCCAGATTCAGGATTGCGAGGTTCTCTTCTGCACGTTTCTGCCCGAAAACCACGCTGAAATGCAGCGGCTGAAGCTGGTGCAGATCAGCTCGGCGGGCTACAGCCAGTTGTTTGGCAAAAACCTGAGGGAGCGGGGTATCCGGGCCTGCAACTCGCTGGGCGTGTTCGACGTGCCGATTGCCGAATGGAACATCGCCATGATGATCAACCTGGCCCGGGACCTGCGCGGACTGGTTCGAAATCAGGAGGGCCGCATCTGGGACCGGTCGGCGCGGTTTCAGCACGAAATTCGCGGTTCGGTGGTGGGCATCTGGGGCTACGGCGGCATTGGGCGCGAAACGGCCCGGCTGGCCAAGGCGCTGGGCATGACGGTTCACGTGCTGGTTCGCCAGCCCGTCCAGAAGCGGGAAACGGAGTTTTGCGTACCCGGCACCGGCGACCCGGAAGGCACCCTCCCCGACCGGATTTTTTACGGCCCCGAAAAAGAAGACTTTCTCAGGAGTGTAGACTTTCTGGTGATGGCCCTTCCGCAAACCGCCACCACCACGGGCCTGGTTGGGGAGGCAGAACTCCGGCTGCTAAAACCAACGGCTTTTGTTCTGAACCCCGCCCGGGGGCCGCTGATTCAGGAGACCGCGTTGCTGAAGGCGTTGCAGGAAGGCTGGATTGCGGGTGCCGCCCTCGACACCCACTACCAGTACCCGCTGCCGCCGGATCATCCGCTCTGGGCGTTTCCGAACGTCTTCCTGACGCCCCACATTTCCGGTTCCAGCTTAAGTCCCCGGTTTCTGGAACGGGTTTCGTCGATCTTTTTAGAGAATGTAAAACGGTATCAACAAGGCGCAACGCTGCTGAATGAACTGACGGCCGACCAACTGGCGGGCCATTGA
- a CDS encoding mandelate racemase/muconate lactonizing enzyme family protein, translating to MKITDVQTILLTGPCTGDPYLSEARQLRSAAFIRIETDAGLTGLGETYAGYFFPEGVPAIVDFFKPILLGNTVDDIPALWQRMYQCGNFWCRVGLGAIVLAGIEAALWDLKGKALGVPVYRLLADSWQGGFPETAADQGKEPTELPAYATGGPSNYPLEKLADKIAFYQSLGFQGVKIGAGAYWKDRGFEISVDPAEAADLEARKADFVRQQFGNDLRLLFDAHMGNSPTLTWDLETATAVARALEPYHLFFLEEPLHYTRPDLYAELRRNTKTVIAGGECLTAVCEWQTFIEQDSFGVGQPDASFTAGMDQFMQVASRLAQRGQKIAPHAWGAGGSQMQNIHAGFACPNTVILEVAPAYGPLHSEVIGDSLHLKNGYIQRPEKPGLGIELRDETIRRFPFIPGTGEFNSVPGKILTT from the coding sequence ATGAAAATTACGGACGTTCAAACGATTTTGCTGACGGGTCCCTGCACGGGCGACCCGTATCTTTCCGAAGCCCGCCAACTGCGGAGCGCGGCTTTTATTCGCATCGAAACGGACGCCGGTCTGACGGGCCTGGGCGAAACCTACGCGGGTTATTTCTTCCCGGAAGGCGTACCCGCCATCGTGGATTTTTTCAAACCAATTCTCCTCGGAAATACCGTCGACGACATTCCCGCGCTCTGGCAGCGCATGTACCAGTGTGGTAATTTCTGGTGCCGGGTTGGTCTGGGGGCCATCGTGCTGGCGGGCATCGAAGCCGCTTTGTGGGATCTGAAAGGCAAAGCCCTGGGCGTACCGGTTTACCGGCTCCTGGCGGATTCCTGGCAAGGCGGTTTTCCCGAAACGGCTGCGGATCAAGGGAAGGAGCCAACCGAACTACCCGCCTACGCGACGGGCGGGCCGAGCAACTATCCGCTGGAAAAGCTGGCCGATAAAATTGCGTTCTACCAGTCGCTCGGCTTTCAGGGCGTCAAGATTGGTGCGGGGGCGTACTGGAAAGACCGGGGTTTTGAGATTTCGGTTGATCCGGCCGAAGCGGCTGACCTGGAGGCCCGGAAAGCCGACTTCGTCCGCCAGCAGTTTGGCAATGACCTCCGGCTCTTGTTTGACGCCCACATGGGCAACAGCCCAACGCTGACCTGGGACCTCGAAACCGCCACCGCCGTGGCCCGGGCGCTGGAGCCGTACCACCTGTTTTTTCTGGAAGAACCGCTCCACTACACCCGGCCCGACCTCTACGCCGAACTCCGCCGAAACACCAAAACCGTGATTGCCGGGGGCGAGTGCCTGACGGCCGTATGCGAATGGCAGACCTTCATCGAACAGGACAGCTTTGGCGTGGGTCAGCCGGACGCTTCGTTTACCGCCGGAATGGATCAATTCATGCAGGTGGCTTCCCGGTTGGCGCAACGCGGGCAGAAAATTGCGCCCCACGCCTGGGGGGCGGGCGGCTCGCAGATGCAGAACATTCACGCCGGTTTTGCCTGCCCCAACACGGTTATTCTGGAAGTTGCACCGGCTTACGGTCCGCTCCACAGCGAAGTAATTGGCGATAGTCTGCACCTGAAAAACGGGTACATCCAGCGCCCCGAGAAACCGGGTCTGGGCATTGAGTTACGCGACGAAACCATCCGACGATTTCCGTTCATCCCCGGCACCGGCGAATTCAACAGCGTTCCCGGTAAAATTCTGACGACCTGA
- a CDS encoding response regulator, with protein MKTKILLVDDEADLETLFRQRFRQAIHKGTYEFVFAHDGREALQVLEEHPDIDLVLTDINMPGMDGLTLLEQLPQVNAVAPAVVLTAYSDMTNIRSAMNRGAFDFLTKPIHFDDLQATIEKSLRHVQQLRESQEAKAVDAMKTRFFTNIIHELRVPLSLIVSPVDKLLETEELPDHLQQPLVTVRRNTRQVLQMINQLLAINQLESDQVEVVEQVGDLPAFVGQLVDLFRPSTDLKNLALNYETDFPSGGYRFDAGKWETILFNLLTNAIRFTSVGSITVSLHQTPTGARLAVRDTGIGISAHKLPHVFDRYYQGDNQRIRANDTTGISLALVRELAVRLGGTVRAESQIEEGASGTVFVLELPVQRTGGDKASPSVEAPSVVVDLPARAGESGSKLPVESAESIPLILVVEDNPELREFMVTELATTYRVRSAANGHEGWVIAKEELPSIVITDLMMPRLDGHGLIERLKADPATDHIAIMLLSASAEETHRLRGLSLGANDYLNKPFHLGELRLRLRNLLSHQQRLREYYRQQLAQPDSATPLLSVGDEFLRKLYTLIEQHLDNSTLSVEWLAEELAMSRKALYLKVQNLTHLSPVELIRQYRLRKAIDLLRLGHSAAETAYMVGFESPSYFTKVFREFYNQTPTSYRKG; from the coding sequence ATGAAAACCAAAATACTCCTGGTGGACGACGAAGCCGATCTGGAAACCCTCTTTCGGCAGCGCTTCCGCCAGGCGATTCACAAAGGTACCTACGAGTTTGTCTTTGCCCATGACGGACGGGAAGCCCTGCAGGTGCTGGAAGAACACCCCGACATCGACCTGGTGCTGACGGATATCAACATGCCCGGCATGGACGGCCTGACCCTGCTCGAGCAACTGCCCCAGGTGAACGCCGTGGCCCCGGCGGTGGTGCTGACGGCTTACAGCGATATGACCAACATCCGGAGCGCCATGAACCGGGGAGCCTTCGATTTTCTGACCAAGCCTATTCACTTCGACGACCTGCAGGCCACCATCGAAAAAAGCCTTCGGCACGTTCAGCAACTGCGGGAAAGTCAGGAGGCCAAGGCCGTCGACGCGATGAAAACGCGGTTTTTTACCAATATCATCCACGAATTGCGCGTGCCGCTGTCGTTGATTGTTTCGCCGGTTGATAAGCTGCTGGAAACTGAAGAACTGCCCGATCACCTGCAACAGCCCCTGGTTACGGTTCGCCGGAACACCCGGCAGGTGCTGCAGATGATCAACCAGTTGCTGGCCATCAATCAACTCGAATCCGACCAGGTTGAGGTGGTGGAACAGGTGGGAGATTTGCCGGCGTTCGTCGGGCAACTGGTGGACCTATTCCGCCCGTCGACGGACCTCAAAAACCTTGCGCTGAACTACGAGACGGATTTTCCTTCGGGGGGCTACCGCTTCGATGCGGGCAAGTGGGAAACCATTCTCTTCAACCTGCTGACCAACGCCATTCGGTTTACCTCGGTGGGAAGCATTACCGTTTCACTGCATCAGACGCCAACGGGTGCCCGTTTGGCGGTGCGGGATACCGGCATTGGCATCAGCGCCCACAAGCTGCCCCACGTCTTCGACCGGTATTATCAGGGTGATAACCAGCGCATCCGGGCCAACGACACGACGGGCATCAGCCTGGCGCTGGTGCGGGAACTGGCCGTGCGACTGGGCGGAACCGTGCGGGCTGAAAGCCAGATTGAGGAGGGCGCTTCGGGAACCGTGTTTGTGCTGGAATTGCCGGTGCAACGCACGGGTGGCGATAAGGCAAGCCCGTCGGTGGAGGCTCCGTCGGTGGTGGTCGATCTGCCCGCGCGCGCCGGGGAATCCGGCTCAAAACTACCCGTGGAGTCGGCCGAGTCGATTCCCCTGATTCTGGTGGTTGAAGACAATCCTGAACTCCGCGAGTTTATGGTTACCGAACTGGCCACGACGTACCGGGTGCGGTCGGCGGCCAACGGGCACGAAGGGTGGGTGATCGCCAAGGAAGAACTGCCGTCCATCGTCATCACGGACCTGATGATGCCCCGCTTAGACGGCCACGGCCTGATTGAGCGCCTGAAGGCCGACCCGGCCACCGACCACATCGCCATCATGCTGCTTTCGGCAAGTGCGGAGGAAACGCACCGGCTGCGGGGCCTGAGCCTGGGCGCGAACGACTACCTGAACAAGCCCTTCCACCTGGGCGAACTGCGGCTGCGGCTGCGGAATCTGCTGAGTCACCAGCAGCGGCTGCGGGAATACTACCGGCAGCAGCTGGCCCAGCCCGACAGCGCCACGCCACTGCTGAGCGTTGGCGATGAATTTTTACGCAAACTGTACACCCTGATCGAGCAGCACCTGGACAACTCGACGCTGAGTGTGGAGTGGCTGGCCGAGGAGCTGGCAATGAGCCGCAAGGCGCTGTACCTGAAAGTGCAGAACCTCACGCACCTGTCGCCGGTGGAACTGATCCGGCAATACCGTCTGCGGAAAGCCATCGACCTGCTGCGGCTGGGGCACAGTGCCGCCGAGACGGCCTACATGGTGGGGTTTGAAAGTCCGTCGTATTTCACCAAAGTGTTTCGGGAGTTTTACAACCAGACCCCAACATCCTACCGCAAGGGCTAG
- a CDS encoding sugar phosphate isomerase/epimerase family protein, with product MKFLKRLTVTRFAVCLLTFWTLAAAQGVAQGKKKAAGKTAGRGPATSNGSADPKNWKLGVALYTFNQFTFPEQLAKADSAGLKFVEGYTFGRAGAELKDSLIMNLSLTGVDKLRQQIRDKGLLMESIYLVGGKTVDKWVREFELAKRLQVNYVTAEPPVELWDSVDSLAGAYGIKVALHNHWKGTSAYWHPDSVLAALQNHPNFGVCADVGHWPKSGIDPVEGLKKLEGHLIALHLKDIAAYNDLKLKDVPVGTGIINFPEVFRELKRQKFNGHIIIERDTQDKPSNLPVVIQTVKYYNDQLGLSPVR from the coding sequence ATGAAATTTCTGAAAAGACTTACCGTAACCCGATTTGCCGTATGCCTGCTGACGTTCTGGACGCTGGCTGCCGCACAGGGGGTCGCCCAGGGCAAGAAGAAAGCGGCCGGTAAAACCGCTGGTCGGGGCCCGGCTACCTCGAACGGTTCTGCGGACCCCAAAAACTGGAAGTTGGGGGTGGCTCTCTACACGTTTAATCAGTTTACGTTTCCCGAGCAGCTTGCCAAAGCCGACAGCGCCGGATTGAAGTTTGTGGAGGGCTACACCTTCGGACGCGCCGGAGCGGAACTGAAGGACTCGCTGATCATGAATCTGTCGCTGACCGGTGTAGACAAGCTTCGGCAGCAAATCCGCGACAAAGGGTTGCTGATGGAATCGATTTATCTGGTCGGGGGCAAGACCGTCGACAAATGGGTCCGCGAATTTGAACTGGCGAAACGACTGCAGGTGAACTACGTTACGGCCGAACCCCCGGTGGAACTTTGGGACAGTGTGGATAGCCTGGCGGGTGCGTACGGAATAAAAGTCGCCCTTCACAACCACTGGAAGGGCACGAGTGCGTACTGGCATCCGGATTCGGTGCTGGCCGCCCTCCAGAATCACCCGAATTTCGGGGTGTGTGCCGACGTGGGGCACTGGCCCAAGAGCGGTATTGATCCGGTCGAAGGGTTGAAAAAGCTGGAAGGCCACCTGATCGCGCTGCATTTGAAAGACATTGCCGCCTACAACGATCTCAAACTCAAAGATGTGCCGGTGGGCACGGGCATCATCAATTTTCCGGAGGTGTTCCGGGAGTTGAAACGCCAAAAGTTCAACGGGCACATCATCATTGAGCGCGACACCCAGGATAAGCCCAGCAACCTGCCGGTCGTGATTCAGACCGTGAAATATTACAACGATCAACTGGGCTTAAGTCCGGTCCGGTAA
- a CDS encoding EamA/RhaT family transporter produces the protein MLFLSLSILLSVVLLLNFRIFPRYQVNTFQAIVFNYPVCFLTGFLLMPQSQPFSIDFSQTWTWLALGLGVGFIITFILSGLSTQRMGITATSLANNMSLVVPVCFSLFVFQTGGKSFDALNYMGLVLAVAAVGLSTFRKEEGQTVRTLGWNTLLPVAVFLLYGTTNAMINYMNIHYISSSDKILQVTLTMVLGAIAAGFVMLAFRAIQGKEVIKRQNLVGAVTLGVPNFLSFYTLILALSQFGGNGAFVYPLYNIGVILVAALSATVFFKEKLLIINQIGLVLAVVAIGLISWQELAEWLTR, from the coding sequence ATGCTTTTTCTGTCCCTGAGCATCCTGCTTTCGGTGGTTTTGCTGCTCAACTTCCGCATTTTTCCGCGCTACCAGGTCAATACGTTTCAGGCCATTGTGTTTAACTACCCGGTTTGCTTCCTGACCGGTTTCCTGCTGATGCCCCAGAGCCAGCCTTTTTCCATTGATTTCTCCCAAACTTGGACGTGGCTGGCACTCGGTCTGGGCGTTGGTTTCATCATTACGTTCATTCTTTCGGGCCTTTCGACGCAGCGGATGGGCATCACGGCCACGTCGCTGGCCAACAACATGTCGCTGGTGGTGCCGGTTTGCTTCAGCCTATTTGTGTTTCAGACGGGCGGCAAGTCCTTCGACGCCCTGAATTACATGGGGTTGGTGCTGGCCGTAGCGGCCGTTGGGCTGAGTACGTTTCGGAAGGAAGAAGGCCAGACCGTCCGGACGCTGGGCTGGAATACGCTGCTGCCGGTAGCGGTTTTTCTGCTGTACGGAACCACCAACGCGATGATCAATTACATGAACATTCACTACATTTCGTCGTCCGACAAAATTCTGCAGGTGACGCTGACAATGGTGTTGGGCGCCATTGCCGCCGGGTTTGTGATGCTGGCGTTTCGCGCCATTCAGGGAAAAGAAGTGATTAAACGGCAGAATCTGGTGGGGGCTGTCACGCTCGGAGTGCCCAATTTCCTGAGTTTTTATACGCTCATTCTGGCCCTTTCGCAATTTGGCGGCAACGGTGCGTTTGTGTATCCGCTCTACAACATCGGCGTCATTCTGGTTGCGGCTTTGTCGGCCACGGTTTTCTTTAAAGAAAAACTGCTGATCATCAATCAGATCGGTCTGGTGCTGGCGGTGGTGGCCATCGGCCTGATTTCGTGGCAGGAACTGGCTGAGTGGCTAACCAGATGA
- a CDS encoding sugar phosphate isomerase/epimerase family protein, producing the protein MNRRQTLAALAATTGGAVLSASAPSAAPLAKDPPPFAYALNVSTIRGQNLGFVKELEVASKAGFRHVEIWMNSFQDYLKTHKTADVRKLLGDLGLKVENAIGFAQWIVDDETTRTKGVDQLKQEMDLLAEIGCKRTAAPPMGATNQPGLDLRKAAERYRTILELGDKTGVVPQLELWGGSKNMNKLSEVMFVAIESGHPSARVLLDIYHLYKGGSSPASLPLVGKPGIEVFHLNDYPTNPPRETIVDADRVYPGDGIGPVRETLKQIKTPGKTIVLSLELFNKDYYAQDALVVAKTGLEKMKKVAEGV; encoded by the coding sequence ATGAACCGTCGTCAGACTCTTGCTGCTTTAGCCGCCACGACTGGCGGAGCCGTTTTGTCCGCATCTGCACCGTCAGCCGCCCCCTTGGCGAAAGATCCGCCACCGTTTGCCTACGCGCTGAACGTGAGCACGATCCGTGGCCAGAATCTCGGGTTTGTGAAGGAACTGGAAGTGGCCTCCAAAGCCGGTTTTCGGCACGTTGAAATCTGGATGAACTCCTTTCAGGATTACCTGAAAACCCATAAAACCGCCGATGTTCGCAAGCTGCTCGGTGATCTGGGTCTGAAAGTTGAAAACGCCATCGGGTTTGCCCAGTGGATTGTCGACGACGAAACGACCCGCACCAAAGGCGTCGATCAGCTCAAACAGGAGATGGACCTGCTGGCCGAAATTGGCTGCAAACGCACGGCGGCCCCGCCGATGGGCGCAACCAATCAACCCGGTCTGGACCTGCGCAAAGCCGCCGAACGCTACCGGACCATCCTGGAGTTGGGGGATAAAACCGGCGTTGTGCCCCAACTCGAATTGTGGGGTGGTTCAAAGAATATGAATAAACTCAGCGAGGTGATGTTTGTCGCCATTGAGAGTGGCCATCCGTCGGCGCGGGTTCTGCTGGATATCTACCACCTCTACAAAGGCGGCTCCAGTCCGGCGAGTCTGCCGCTGGTGGGCAAACCCGGTATTGAGGTCTTTCACCTGAACGATTACCCCACCAACCCGCCCCGCGAAACCATTGTCGACGCCGACCGCGTGTATCCCGGCGACGGTATCGGGCCGGTGCGCGAAACACTGAAGCAAATCAAAACGCCCGGCAAAACCATTGTGCTGTCGCTGGAACTCTTCAACAAAGACTATTACGCCCAGGATGCGCTGGTGGTGGCAAAAACCGGTCTGGAGAAGATGAAGAAGGTGGCAGAAGGGGTGTAA